In Brachypodium distachyon strain Bd21 chromosome 2, Brachypodium_distachyon_v3.0, whole genome shotgun sequence, one genomic interval encodes:
- the LOC100824385 gene encoding uncharacterized protein C20orf24 homolog, whose product MAKAKTKSSAAAAAKQSRAQASGGGSGQHAVPSKLSRYLDPEASWDKDQLLDAVHWIRQAVGLLCGLVWGALPLVGAHWIALFLAISTGIIYWYYAYVLKIDEEEFGGHGALLQEGMFASFTLFLLSWILVYSLAHF is encoded by the exons ATGGCGAAGGCAAAGACGAAgtcatcggcggcggcagcggcaaaGCAGTCGCGCGCGcaggcgagcggcggcggcagcggccagcACGCGGTGCCGTCGAAGCTCTCGCGGTACCTCGACCCGGAGGCGTCGTGGGACAAGGACCAGCTGCTGGACGCGGTGCACTGGATCCGGCAGGCCGTGGGGCTCCTCTGCGGCCTCGTCTGGGGCGCCCTGCCCCTCGTCGGCGCCCACTGGATCGCCCT ATTTCTGGCTATTTCTACCGGTATAATTTACTGGTACTACGCATACGTGTTGAAGATTGATGAGGAAGAGTTTGGAGGCCATGGTGCACTACTTCAGGAGGGGATGTTTGCTTCTTTCACCCTGTTCCTG CTTTCATGGATTCTTGTATACAGTTTGGCTCACTTCTGA
- the LOC100823465 gene encoding uncharacterized protein LOC100823465, whose translation MASGYSCSMAVVATEEEADQPLWKKQKLAEEDEEKGVNPLDPRLSDYDPKQKKYIYTRFFYRSNLDLDQESPVGPMRYTDRIFREDFQLANSANVVSVKIVSSDYGYPLNIYGTIIARDSLDDKCIYLFQHGKDNCQIISSKDDSLILTGPKRGFMVCDAIFFEIDLKIKDVHGRKVKDERLSKGLIEVDGILRLSYSTTYEVETETLVSMRSILDLTYIFVRNAVEGTVEVRILEGPGDFHGKFFACGTSVPCSIMLHDSKVDGILIAGDNGVVQIARPVVGASVDELLLLTIAAAVGGGDEFSKRVVEFTPRRNSYDETVITCGNYKILLKITWSIMYF comes from the exons ATGGCGAGCGGCTATTCTTGTTCCATGGCGGTTGTGGCgacagaggaggaggcggatcaGCCTCTCTGGAAGAAGCAGAagctggcggaggaggatgaggagaagGGGGTGAATCCTCTGGACCCGAGATTGAGTGACTACGACCCCAAGCAGAAGAAGTACATCTACACCCGTTTCTTCTACCGCAGCAATCTCGACCTCGACCAGGAAT CACCTGTCGGTCCGATGCGTTATACTGACAGAATATTTAGAGAGGATTTCCAGTTGGCTAACTCGGCGAATGTTGTCTCAGTGAAGATTGTGTCCTCTGACTATGGCTACCCTCTCAATATTTATGGTACGATCATAGCCAGGGACAGTCTTGATGACAAATGCATCTATTTGTTCCAGCATGGCAAGGACAATTGCCAGATCATCAGCTCAAAG GATGATTCATTGATTTTGACTGGTCCAAAGAGAGGATTCATGGTGTGCGATGCGATATTCTTTGAAATTGATCTGAAAATCAAGGATGTGCACGGAAGGAAGGTCAAGGATGAAAGGCTCAGTAAAGGCTTGATCGAGGTGGATGGTATCCTTAGACTATCATATTCAACCACATATGAGGTTGAAACGGAAACACTTGTCAGCATGCGCAGCATATTGGATCTAACCTACATATTTGTTAGAAACGCGGTGGAAGGCACTGTTGAGGTCAGGATCCTTGAGGGGCCTGGTGATTTCCATGGGAAATTTTTTGCATGCGGGACAAGCGTTCCATGCAGCATCATGCTACATGATAGCAAAGTGGATGGCATACTTATTGCTGGTGATAATGGAGTCGTGCAGATAGCACGGCCCGTTGTTGGTGCATCTGTGGatgagctgctgctgttgaCTATAGCTGCTGCTGTCGGTGGTGGTGATGAGTTCTCCAAACGTGTTGTCGAGTTTACTCCAAGGCGGAACAGTTATGATGAAACGGTGATCACGTGCGGTAACTACAAGATACTATTGAAGATCACTTGGTCAATTATGTATTTCTGA
- the LOC100824076 gene encoding probable kinetochore protein SPC25 has protein sequence MEMAALRAALDRQAAAVRDRLAAGSAAYRAATLSSRSSAHQTLSRREDLDGLRRQLQGLEDDLAQALSIKLAKESKCELARDSISSLVATNEQLVNLVDEQRNKRDQYARVISNELEAVEALEAKNREGETWQKDIEKAVFWYQKFLGLQVVVEGEGVKFIFDKVDLQSPEKEYSFSLKFDNDKYTLHQCSPPVEDSEELVKELNLTNDMFKFLRIIRQRFQAATVSGTLPVSPVVCPDASSRPVSSPVVMSVDSRSRNVADQSHSQSKNKKQAPTKRRASALSAASPGSVRRSPRLAASPCSVRRLPRFWENK, from the exons AtggagatggcggcgctcCGGGCGGCGCTCGACcggcaggccgccgccgtccgggaccgcctcgccgccggctcaGCCGCCTaccgcgccgccaccctctCTTCCCGCTCCAGCGCGCACCAAACCCTCTCGCGCCGAG AGGACCTCGATGGACTCAGGAGGCAGTTGCAGGGCCTGGAGGATGACCTAGCGCAAGCTCTGTCCA TTAAACTCGCCAAGGAGTCAAAATGTGAACTCGCAAGGGATTCAATTTCAAGCTTGGTTGCTACAAATGAGCAACTTGTGAACCTGGTGGACGAACAGAGGAACAAGAGAGACCAGTACGCCAGGGTCATATCGAATGAGCTCGAGG CTGTTGAAGCTCTTGAAGCAAAGAATAGAGAAGGTGAAACATGGCAGAAGGACATTGAGAAAGCTGTCTTCTGGTACCAAAAGTTCCTTGGCTTACAGGTCGTTGTTGAAGGAGAAG GTGTGAAATTCATCTTCGACAAAGTTGACTTGCAAAGTCCTGAGAAGGAGTATTCATTTTCCTTAAAGTTTGACAATGATAAATACACAT TACATCAATGTAGTCCTCCTGTGGAAGATTCTGAGGAACTGGTGAAGGAATTGAACCTCACTAACGATATGTTCAAGTTTCTAAGAATAATCAGACAGAGGTTCCAGGCTGCTACTGTCAGTG GGACTCTTCCTGTAAGCCCAGTTGTTTGTCCAGATGCTTCCTCTAGACCAGTCTCATCTCCAGTGGTAATGTCAGTTGACTCCAGAAGCAGAAATGTTGCTGATCAAAGTCATTCCCAAAGTAAGAACAAGAAGCAAGCTCCTACTAAGAGAAGAGCTTCTGCCTTATCGGCAGCATCTCCTGGTTCTGTGCGTCGCTCCCCGCGTTTGGCAGCATCTCCTTGTTCTGTGCGTCGCCTCCCGCGTTTTTGG GAAAACAAGTGA
- the LOC100823764 gene encoding PGR5-like protein 1A, chloroplastic, which translates to MAAAAAAAPVAGGNARLGRPRAPRVGLRVCAAAGEGPSCLYVGPIETASQEMLEALYRQARDSYYSGQPLIVDDMFDKVELKLRVYGSPSVVKYPRCSLKRQSTYADAEEDHSMFMALSSIWMLLLMFGSSAFLVPSFYALSMTFGDAFGARFLLYGAKSLDGITRVNDMVLIGLGYLVGYPIASASVGALQGLLTNNLVALKGSCPNCGEQVFAFVKTDKSIKAPHKAECHVCECPLEYRTKVERSLSGPRRSWVYGRVYMVKQGHPRKRRWIKD; encoded by the exons atggcggcggcggcagcagcagcgccggtGGCCGGCGGGAACGCGCGGCTGGGCCGGCCGCGGGCGCCTCGGGTGGGGCTGCGAGTttgtgcggcggcgggggaagGCCCGTCGTGCCTGTACGTGGGGCCCATCGAGACGGCCAGCCAGGAGATGCTCGAGGCGCTCTACCGCcag GCCAGGGATTCCTACTACAGTGGCCAGCCTCTGATTGTTGATGACATGTTTGACAAAGTTGAG TTGAAGCTCCGGGTCTACGGCTCTCCATCGGTCGTAAAATACCCACGCTGCAGCCTCAAGCGACAATCGACCTACGCAGACGCCGAG GAGGACCACTCGATGTTTATGGCATTATCGAGCATCTGGATGCTGCTACTCATGTTTGGCTCCTCGGCGTTCCTGGTTCCGAGCTTCTACGCCCTTAGCATGACATTTGGAGATGCATTTGGAGCAAGGTTTCTCTTGTATGGTGCTAAGTCCCTTGATGGGATAACGAGGGTGAATGACATGGTTTTGATTGGATTGGGCTACCTGGTTGGCTATCCAATTGCATCCGCTTCTG TTGGTGCACTGCAAGGCTTATTGACAAACAATTTGGTTGCACTAAAAGGTTCTTGCCCAAATTGTGGCGAGCAG GTCTTTGCATTCGTGAAGACGGATAAATCCATTAAAGCACCCCACAAGGCAGAATGCCATGTCTGCGAATGCCCATTGGAGTACCGTACTAAAGTCGAG AGATCTTTGTCTGGACCTAGAAGAAGCTGGGTTTATGGCCGGGTTTATATGGTGAAGCAAGGGCATCCTAGGAAACGGAGATGGATAAAAGACTAG
- the LOC100824689 gene encoding DEAD-box ATP-dependent RNA helicase 17, translating into MAAKKKLGKSLAPAPTKAKEKQEDDEGLFSSRSFADLGLHPTLCAHLQDKMGFQAPTRIQAQAIPVAMSGQHLLVKAATGTGKTLAYLAPIVHLLQMREPRVERTHGTFALVIVPTRELCLQVYGIAQQLVHRFHWLVPGYVMGGESRSKEKARLRKGISILIATPGRLLDHLQHTSSFVYSNLRWIVFDEADSILELGFGKAVEDILGLLGSRNDASDQNKSKSDTLQRQNLLLSATLNEKVNRLANISLKNPVLIGLDEQKKPSERSSALGKKHTSLLSDDEEEILEKRNDIVESAVDDFKLPAQLVQRYVKVSCGSRLVVLLTILKSQFERQVSQKVVVFLSTCDSVDFHHNVLSQLEWSRGLPLDTDKKQKFLNCKVFRLHGNMDQDDRKKSYLGFSLEKSAILVCTDVAARGLDIPKVKCIIQYDSPGEASEYVHRVGRTARIGEKGEALLFLQPVEIDYLRDLELHGVSLTEYPFQKVLDGFPVDGQKPLKRKPISLDMHPWILSVQRTLENYVASEATANKLARDAFCSWLRAYTAHRGELKKIFMVKKLHLGHVAKSFGLKEQPSLVGRAHQVQLKKRKKEQKHERPTKRRKHPAKK; encoded by the exons ATGGCCGCCAAGAAGAAGCTCGGCAAGtcgctggcgccggcgccgacgaagGCAAAGGAGAAGCAAGAGGATGATGAGGGGCTCTTCTCTTCGCGCTCCTTCGCCGACCTCGGCCTCCACCCGACGCTCTGCGCCCATCTCCAAG ATAAGATGGGCTTCCAAGCTCCAACGCGGATCCAAGCTCAGGCGATCCCTGTCGCCATGTCAGGACAGCACTT GCTAGTGAAGGCAGCGACTGGTACCGGCAAGACTCTTGCGTACCTTGCACCAATCGTTCACCTTCTCCAGATGAGGGAGCCTCGTGTCGAGAGAACTCATGGAACTTTTG CGTTGGTGATTGTGCCAACGCGTGAGCTATGCTTGCAGGTTTATGGGATCGCACAGCAGTTGGTGCATCGTTTTCACTGGCTTGTCCCTGGGTATGTAATGGGCGGTGAGAGCAGATCAAAAGAGAAAGCAAGACTGCGGAAAG GAATATCAATTCTCATTGCTACTCCTGGGCGCCTTCTGGACCACTTACAGCATACTTCATCATTTGTTTATTCAAATTTGCGCTGGATAGTTTTTGATGAAGCTGACAG CATTCTTGAACTTGGTTTTGGAAAAGCAGTTGAGGACATACTAGGGCTCTTGGGTTCCAGGAATGATGCTTCTGACCAAAATAAAAGCAAATCAGACACTTTGCAAAGGCAAAACCTTCTCTTGTCAGCAACACTCAATGAAAAGGTGAACCGATTAGCTAACATTAGTTTGAAGAACCCAGTGCTGATTGGACTTGACGAACAAAAGAAGCCTTCGGAGAGATCCAGTGCCCTAGGGAAGAAGCACACTTCACTATTATCTGATGACGAGGAGGAAATACTTGAAAAGCGCAATGATATAGTGGAATCTGCTGTTGATGATTTCAAGCTTCCTGCGCAATTGGTACAAAGATATGTTAAAG TTTCATGTGGTTCGAGGCTTGTGGTTCTTCTTACCATTCTGAAATCTCAATTTGAAAGACAAGTGTCGCAGAAG GTTGTTGTTTTCTTGTCAACATGCGACTCTGTGGATTTCCACCACAATGTACTCAGCCAGCTTGAGTGGAGCCGTGGCCTGCCACTGGATACAGATAAGAAGCAAAAGTTTCTTAACTGCAAAGTGTTCCGTTTACATGGTAACATGGACCAGGATGACCGCAAGAAGTCATATTTAGGATTCAGTTTGGAAAAATCTGCAATTCTTGTATGCACTGATGTCGCTGCTAGGGGCTTGGACATTCCGAAAGTTAAATGCATCATACAGTATGATTCACCTGGGGAGGCTTCTGAATATGTTCACAG GGTTGGAAGAACTGCAAGGATTGGTGAAAAGGGGGAGGCCCTCCTGTTTCTCCAACCCGTTGAAATCGACTACTTGAGAGATTTAGAGCTACATGGTGTATCTCTGACAGAATACCCCTTCCAAAAGGTTTTGGATGGTTTCCCTGTGGATGGACAGAAGCCTCTCAAGAGGAAGCCAATATCTTTGGATATGCATCCATGGATACTGTCTGTACAGAGAACACTGGAAAATTACGTCGCATCTGAG GCCACAGCAAATAAGCTCGCCAGGGATGCCTTCTGTTCTTGGCTTCGTGCTTACACCGCCCATCGAGGTGAACTGAAGAAGATTTTTATGGTGAAGAAACTCCATCTGGGACATGTTGCAAAAAGCTTTGGGTTGAAGGAGCAACCCTCGTTGGTCGGAAGGGCACACCAAGTGCAACTCAAGAAGCGGAAGAAAGAACAGAAACACGAAAGACCTACCAAAAGGAGAAAGCACCCTGCTAAGAAGTGA